One stretch of Acropora muricata isolate sample 2 chromosome 12, ASM3666990v1, whole genome shotgun sequence DNA includes these proteins:
- the LOC136892020 gene encoding splicing factor 3B subunit 1-like isoform X2 codes for MDLQKDQAEIFRHVRDQAASGELQKTKEAAAAKPERKRRRWDQQASGEETPVKKKSSSWDQAEISTPSASRWDETPGRPKGSETPGVTPHRPGSETPGATPSTRIWESTPGHVTPGHATPSATPGGISSTRRNRWDETPKTERGETPGHATPGWAETPRTDRTGAETPGATPTPGSKRRSRWDETPASQMGGTTPMIGTSGVTPAGAAAMQMQTPTPGQMAMTPEQMQAYRWEREIDERNRYLSDDELDSLFPKEGYKILEPPPGYQPIRTPTRKLTATPTPVGGSGFYIQQEDRSAKLVEDQPPGNLPYLKPDDVQYFDKLLVDVDESTLSPEELKERKIMKLLLKIKNGTPPMRKAALRQITDKAREFGAGPLFNQILPLLMSPTLEDQERHLLVKVIDRILYKLDDLVRPFVHKILVVIEPLLIDEDYYARVEGREIISNLAKAAGLATMISTMRPDIDNIDEYVRNTTARAFAVVASALGIPSLLPFLKAVCRSKKSWQARHTGIKIVQQIAILMGCAILPHLRNLVEIIEHGLVDEQQKVRTITALALAALAEAATPYGIESFDSVLKPLWKGIRQHRGKGLAAFLKAIGYLIPLMDAEYANYYTREVMLILIREFQSPDEEMKKIVLKVVKQCCATDGVEAQYIKDEILPDFFKHFWQHRMALDRRNYRQLVDTTVELANKVGASEIINRIVDDLKDENEQYRKMVMETIEKTMGNLGSSDVDSRLEEQLIDGILYAFQEQTQEDIVMLNGFGTVVNALGKRVKPYLPQICGTILWRLNNKSAKVRQQAADLISRIAQVMMTCGEEKLMGHLGVVLYEYLGEEYPEVLGSILGALKAIVNVIGMNKMTPPIKDLLPRLTPILKNRHEKVQENCIDLVGRIADRGAEHVGAREWMRICFELLELLKAHKKAIRRATVNTFGYIAKAIGPQDVLATLLNNLKVQERQNRVCTTVAIAIVAETCSPFTVLPALMNEYRVPELNVQNGVLKSLSFLFEYIGEMGKDYIYAVTPLLEDALMDRDLVHRQTACAAIKHMALGVAGFGCEDALTHLVNYVWPNIFETSPHVINAVMESIEGMRVALGPSRVLHYCLQGMFHPARKVRDVYWKIYNSLYIGSQDSLVAAYPTAPSDEKNNFVRSELTYFL; via the exons AGCAGCAGCGGCTAAGCCAG AGAGGAAGCGTCGTAGATGGGACCAACAAGCATCAGGAGAGGAAACACCAGTCAAGAAAAAGTCCAGCAGTTGGGACCAAGCTGAG ATTTCCACTCCTTCTGCTAGCCGATGGGATGAAACTCCTGGTCGTCCGAAAGGCTCCGAGACCCCCGGGGTAACTCCCCACAGACCAGGCTCAGAGACACCAGGGGCAACCCCTAGTACAAGGATATGGGAGTCAACACCAGGTCACGTTACCCCTGGACATGCCACACCCAGTGCTACTCCAGGAG gAATATCATCAACAAGAAGGAATCGCTGGGATGAAACTCCCAAAACAGAGAGAG GTGAAACTCCAGGGCATGCGACACCTGGCTGGGCAGAGACACCAAGAACAGACCGAACTGGGGCAGAGACGCCTGGTGCAACACCCACTCCTGGCAGCAAGAGGCGGTCCAGGTGGGATGAGACGCCTGCAAGTCAAATGGGAGGCACCACTCCTATGATTGGTACAAGTGGAGTGACACCTGCTGGGGCTGCTGCCATGCAGATGCAAACCCCAACCCCAGGTCAGATGGCCATGACACCAGAGCAGATGCAAGCATATCGCTGGGAGAGAGAGATTGATGAAAGAAACAGATACCTGTCAGATGATGAGCTGGATTCTCTTTTCCCTAAGGAAGGATACAAG ATTCTTGAACCTCCACCTGGTTACCAGCCTATCAGAACTCCAACACGGAAACTGACAGCAACACCCACTCCAGTTGGAGGCAGTGGCTTCTACATCCAG CAAGAAGACAGATCTGCCAAACTTGTTGAAGATCAACCTCCGGGCAACTTGCCATATCTTAAACCAGATGATGTACAATACTTTGACAAGCTCTTG gtgGATGTTGATGAAAGCACTTTGAGTCCAGAAGAGTTGAAAGAGAGAAAGATCATGAAACTGCTGTTGAAGATCAAAAATGGTACCCCTCCTATGAGGAAAGCAGCCCTGAGACAGATAACAGACAAGGCTCGTGAATTTGGTGCTGGGCCGCTGTTTAACCAGATTCTTCCTCTCCTTATGTCTCCCACATTGGAAGATCAG GAACGTCACTTGCTGGTGAAAGTCATTGATCGCATCTTGTACAAGCTTGATGATCTTGTACGGCCTTTTGTTCACAAG ATCCTTGTTGTTATTGAGCCGCTGTTGATTGATGAAGATTACTATGCCAGGGTGGAAGGACgtgaaattatttccaacttgGCCAAG GCTGCTGGTTTGGCTACCATGATCTCGACCATGAGACCAGATATTGACAACATTGATGAATATGTCCGTAACACAACAGCAAG AGCCTTTGCTGTGGTTGCTTCTGCCCTTGGTATTCCTTCATTGTTGCCATTCTTGAAGGCTGTTTGCCGCAGTAAGAAGTCATGGCAGGCAAGGCATACAGGAATCAAAATCGTTCAGCAGATAGCTATTTTGATGGGCTGCGCCATTTTGCCACACTTGAGAAACTTGGTGGAAATTATTGAGCATG GTTTGGTCGATGAACAGCAGAAGGTGCGTACAATCACTGCTCTTGCCTTGGCAGCTCTTGCTGAAGCAGCCACACCCTATGGTATTGAATCTTTTGACAGTGTGTTGAAGCCACTGTGGAAGGGTATCAGGCAGCACAGAGGAAAG GGTCTCGCTGCCTTTCTCAAAGCCATTGGATATCTTATCCCACTTATGGACGCTGAGTATGCCAATTACTACACCAGAGAAGTGATGTTGATCTTGATTCGTGAGTTTCAGAGTCCTGACGAAGAAATGAAAAAGATTGTGCTTAAG GTGGTAAAGCAGTGTTGTGCAACAGATGGTGTCGAAGCTCAGTACATCAAGGATGAAATTTTGCCCGATTTCTTCAAGCATTTCTGGCAGCACAGGATGGCACTGGACAGGCGAAACTACAGACAG CTGGTTGACACCACAGTAGAATTGGCCAATAAGGTTGGAGCATCAGAGATCATCAACAGAATAGTGGATGACTTAAAAGATGAGAATGAACAGTACAGGAAGATGGTTATGGAAACCATTGAAAAg ACTATGGGTAACCTTGGATCTTCCGATGTGGATTCACGACTGGAGGAACAGCTGATTGATGGCATCCTGTATGCCTTCCAGGAACAGACACAAGAG GACATTGTGATGCTGAATGGCTTTGGCACAGTGGTGAATGCCCTTGGCAAGCGAGTCAAGCCGTACTTACCTCAGATATGTGGTACCATCTTGTGGCGATTGAACAACAAGTCTGCCAAGGTTCGACAACAAGCTGCTGATCTGATTTCAAGAATCGCCCAGGTCATGATGACCTGTGGAGAG GAAAAGCTCATGGGTCATTTAGGTGTGGTCTTGTACGAGTACCTCGGAGAAGAGTACCCAGAAGTACTTGGAAGCATCCTGGGCGCCCTCAAG GCAATTGTAAATGTCATCGGCATGAACAAGATGACTCCACCTATCAAGGATTTACTTCCGAGGTTGACACCCATTCTTAAAAACAG GCACGAGAAAGTACAAGAGAATTGTATTGACCTCGTGGGCAGAATTGCTGACAGAGGGGCAGAACATGTGGGAGCGAGAGAATGGATGCGAATCTGTTTTGAGCTGCTTGAACTGTTGAAGGCCCACAAAAAGGCCATCAGAAGAGCTACCGTCAACACCTTTGGTTACATTGCCAAGGCTATTGG TCCTCAGGATGTTCTTGCCACTCTTCTCAACAATCTCAAAGTACAGGAGCGCCAGAACAGAGTGTGTACAACTGTGGCCATTGCCATTGTGGCGGAGACGTGCTCGCCGTTCACCGTTCTTCCCGCGCTCATGAACGAGTACCGCGTTCCCGAACTGAACGTGcagaatggcgtcctcaagtcgCTGTCCTTCTTGTTTGAATATATCGGGGAAATGGGAAAAGATTACATTTACGCTGTCACGCCTCTGCTAGAAGACGCCCTCATGGACAG agatCTGGTTCACAGACAAACTGCCTGTGCAGCCATCAAGCACATGGCTTTGGGCGTGGCCGGATTTGGCTGCGAAGATGCGCTCACCCATCTCGTTAATTACGTGTGGCCGAACATCTTTGAAACTTCGCCTCATGTTATCAACGCTGTCATGGAATCTATCGAGGGAATGAGAGTGGCCTTAGGTCCCTCTAGGGTCCTTCATTACTGTTTGCAG GGTATGTTCCACCCCGCGCGAAAAGTTCGAGATGTGTACTGGAAGATCTACAACAGCCTGTATATTGGATCTCAG GATTCGCTAGTGGCCGCCTATCCAACAGCACCAAGCGACGAAAAGAATAATTTTGTCCGATCAGAACTCACTTATTTCCTTTGA
- the LOC136892022 gene encoding enkurin-like, with protein MAAERGYGGGGGSDYVESIYNLIPKIEEKPPKPQMYRSNHTSTVKNEYKANKKGSKTMGPPKVASNEPKNFLTKRSKEFQLPEKTAFKYPDDDQRRPPVPKHTEKPLMGLQSNKNHVTTNAVENIMSVPKKPEKKFADTRGGATHLLEPSGLTPKYVNKKDFGKTPAYLERRKAEVERAQQEYDAYVQERFQQGAMKSLTEQQRQDILDGLKKNWEELHHQYQGLSVVTDTAPKKARKERMEAEMKQLERDIETIEKHKIIYIGDTY; from the exons ATGGCGGCCGAACGTGGCTatggaggaggaggaggaagtGACTATGTTGAAAGCATTTATAATCTCATTccaaaaattgaagaaaagccTCCAAAACCTCAGAT gtACCGTTCAAATCACACTTCAACAGTAAAGAATGAATATAAAGCGAACAAGAAAGGCTCTAAAACTATG GGGCCACCGAAGGTTGCTTCCAACGAACCTAAAAACTTTTTGACAAAACGTTCAAAGGAATTTCAGCTTCCAGAAA AGACGGCTTTTAAATACCCTGACGATGATCAAAGACGCCCTCCTGTTCCGAAACACACTGAAAAACCTCTAATGGGGCTTCAGTCCAACAAAAATCACGTCACTACAAATGCAGTGGAGAACATAATGTCAGTGCCGAAGAAGCCTGAGAAAAAATTTGCAGACACTCGAGGGGGAGCCACGCATCTCTTGGAGCCATCAGGGCTTACTCCAAAGTATGTCAACAAGAAAGATTTTGGCAAAACTCCAGCTTATTTGGAGAGGAGAAAGGCAGAAGTAGAGCGTGCACAACAGGAATACGATGCTTACGTGCAGGAAAGATTCCAACAAGGAGCAATGAAAAGTTTAACAGAGCAGCAAAG ACAAGATATCCTTGACGGACTGAAAAAGAACTGGGAAGAGCTGCATCATCAATACCAGGGCCTGTCAGTTGTCACGGATACAGCCCCAAAGAAAGCGCGCAAAGAACGTATGGAAGCTGAAATGAAACAGCTAGAAAGAGACATTGAAACCATTGAGaaacacaaaattatttacattgGAGATACATACTAG
- the LOC136892023 gene encoding uncharacterized protein → MADKFAIGIIFVAFISVGQILAITRLEPEKTLSNQVLYHQETAIYHLVQLKPGRRYELRVSYDATTPTDFCIHLMSKDALGTLTRRLLNIEKIVFDNQKTVVEQFANVTAIRTGVPLQPASLTNPVVYNIVLEELFMGIPWQVWKLAVIVLLISFFTVKYLVPHALKFIEFSVLKIHKER, encoded by the exons ATGGCGGATAAATTTGCGATTGGTATCATTTTCGTGGCTTTTATCTCAGTGGGACAAATTCTAGCAATTACGAG ATTAGAACCAGAGAAAACTTTATCAAATCAG GTCCTTTATCACCAAGAAACAGCAATTTACCATTTGGTTCAATTAAAACCTGGAAGACGTTATGAGTTACGAGTTTCTTATGATGCAACT ACACCAACAGacttttgcattcatttgatGTCAAAAGATGCTTTGGGGACTTTAACAAGAAGGCTCCTTAACATTGAAAAAATAGTGTTTGACAATCAGAAAACAGTTGTG GAGCAGTTTGCTAATGTGACAGCTATTAGAACTGGGGTCCCATTACAACCAGCAAGCCTCACCAATCCTGTGGTTTACAATATAG tTCTTGAAGAGCTTTTTATGGGCATCCCCTGGCAAGTGTGGAAACTTGCCGTCATTGTTTTACTTATAAGTTTTTTTACTGTGAAGTATTTGGTACCTCATGCACTAAAGTTTATAGAGTTTAGTGTGCTAAAAATACATAAGGAGAGATGA
- the LOC136892021 gene encoding uncharacterized protein, whose protein sequence is MHNLGKLVLKAAVSGLVSGGIKAAAGAASSKAKVKDSSALRTAEVASALERAIDNNVKPQLDAVVNKDLHASICFFHEGLLYLNSVFEEASHGKEEQVLTVEKDKARKYSISASVAWKEVMNLAKHLDGLDDSVKLALRDAKERLEYARRKATKAFCNEALSTEQRVLAMRYRVAASMLANIDHPANGLPACKACLEDLHSDATIKRCFVNGNKEIRRGVREINSVICDVSQTVCGGGTLLRSSCIDVKGDLIDPLHDLSLEHSCHSSLFGQNEEEQNQLKFAWSIASTSQGQFIIGDGVDRNVKIFDETGAFLKSLDPFAHEVRSEYQHEVWNVACDQQDNVFILTLKRNQDGEAFLSEVVVFDNCGVFSRKFALTEGFRGSLMTVDDFNRVLVAGGSFTDMCNNVVEVYENDGQFLQCFGKDILYNAQDIAAAVDGNLLVLDTDNDCAALRFFDAEGTHLTRVAVRLPPTDPGCAVAFDRTSQHILIASLHPGNRVQVMIYSNNVKFKRVVQFISKGGPFITGITVTPKGRIGVPCKNTVILA, encoded by the coding sequence ATGCATAATCTTGGGAAATTAGTTTTGAAAGCAGCTGTCAGTGGCTTGGTGAGTGGGGGTATTAAAGCAGCGGCTGGAGCAGCATCCTCGAAGGCTAAAGTAAAAGACTCGTCGGCACTTCGCACAGCCGAGGTTGCCAGTGCACTGGAGAGGGCGATCGACAACAATGTCAAGCCACAATTGGATGCAGTAGTGAACAAAGATCTCCATGCGAGTATCTGCTTCTTTCATGAAGGTCTCTTGTACCTGAATAGTGTGTTTGAAGAAGCAAGCCACGGTAAAGAAGAGCAAGTCTTAACTGTagaaaaagacaaagcaagaaagTATTCCATTTCAGCGTCCGTAGCTTGGAAAGAGGTGATGAATTTGGCTAAGCATCTCGATGGCTTAGATGATTCAGTCAAATTGGCCCTACGTGACGCGAAAGAAAGATTGGAATATGCCCGTCGAAAGGCAACGAAGGCCTTCTGCAACGAGGCTCTGAGCACAGAACAACGTGTTTTGGCCATGCGGTATCGAGTTGCGGCGTCGATGTTGGCGAACATTGATCATCCAGCAAATGGATTACCAGCATGCAAGGCGTGTTTAGAAGATCTTCACTCCGATGCAACGATTAAGAGATGTTTCGTCAATGGCAACAAGGAAATACGACGAGGTGTGCGTGAAATAAATAGCGTTATATGTGACGTCTCGCAAACTGTCTGCGGCGGTGGTACGCTGCTGAGGTCGTCGTGTATTGACGTTAAAGGAGACTTAATTGACCCTTTGCACGACCTCTCTTTGGAGCACAGTTGCCATTCATCATTGTTTGGCCAGAATGAAGAGGAGCAAAACCAACTCAAATTTGCTTGGAGTATTGCTTCAACTTCTCAAGGACAATTTATTATTGGGGACGGTGTGGATCGAAACGTTAAAATATTTGACGAAACTGGTGCTTTTCTCAAGTCTCTGGATCCCTTTGCCCATGAGGTCAGATCTGAATACCAGCATGAAGTATGGAACGTAGCCTGCGACCAGCAAGATAATGTCTTTATTTTAACTCTGAAAAGAAACCAGGACGGAGAAGCATTTTTGAGTGAGGTCGTCGTCTTCGATAACTGTGGTGTTTTCAGTCGCAAGTTTGCTCTGACGGAAGGATTTCGTGGAAGCCTCATGACGGTAGACGACTTCAACCGAGTGCTAGTTGCAGGGGGTAGTTTTACCGATATGTGCAATAATGTAGTGGAAGTATACGAAAATGATGGGCAGTTTCTTCAATGTTTTGGAAAGGATATTTTGTATAATGCTCAAGATATCGCTGCAGCTGTTGACGGGAATTTGTTGGTGCTGGATACAGACAACGACTGTGCAGCGCTTAGGTTTTTTGATGCAGAAGGAACCCATCTGACGCGGGTGGCAGTTCGGCTCCCTCCAACAGATCCTGGGTGTGCTGTGGCATTTGACCGTACGAGTCAGCACATCTTGATTGCATCATTGCATCCTGGTAACCGTGTGCAAGTCATGATTTATTCCAATAATGTTAAGTTTAAGCGAGTCGTCCAGTTCATATCCAAAGGAGGTCCATTCATAACAGGAATAACAGTGACACCAAAAGGGCGAATTGGCGTGCCATGTAAAAATACCGTAATTTTGGCCTAA